The following proteins are encoded in a genomic region of Deltaproteobacteria bacterium:
- the groL gene encoding chaperonin GroEL (60 kDa chaperone family; promotes refolding of misfolded polypeptides especially under stressful conditions; forms two stacked rings of heptamers to form a barrel-shaped 14mer; ends can be capped by GroES; misfolded proteins enter the barrel where they are refolded when GroES binds), producing the protein MGAKTVHLHDRARDGILAGVNVLADAAKVTLGPRGRNVLLQRSFGAPLITKDGVTVVKEIELEGKFENMGAMLVREVASKTSDVAGDGTTTATVLAQAIVREGLRLLAAGYDPMNLKRGIDLAVERAVEHIKSQSKPVKDRERIAQVGTVSANGDATIGSLLAEAMDKVGKEGVITVEEAKGLETTLDVVEGMQFDRGYLSPYFATNAEKMLVEVDEPYILFHEKKISNMRDLVPLLERIAQSGRPIVLVAEEIEGEALATLVVNKIRGSLKCAAVKAPGFGDRRKAMLEDMAILTGGKVIAEELGLKLENVTLNDLGRCKRLVMDKDNTTIVGGAGKKDAIQARIAQIRAQIQETTSDYDREKLQERLAKLAGGVAVLRVGAATEVAMKEKKARVDDAMHATKAAVEEGIVPGGGVALLRAQSALADVKVEGDLAVGVGIVRRAMEEPLRQIVHNAGGEPSVVVNRVREGKDDFGYNALAGTYEPLAKAGVIDPAKVVRSALQNAASVASLLITTEAAIANKPEKKSGAPAGGGEEDYGDDY; encoded by the coding sequence ATGGGCGCCAAGACCGTCCATCTGCACGATCGAGCCCGCGACGGCATCCTGGCCGGCGTCAACGTGCTCGCCGACGCCGCGAAGGTCACCCTCGGACCGCGTGGCCGAAACGTCCTCCTCCAGCGCAGCTTCGGCGCGCCCTTGATCACCAAAGACGGCGTCACGGTCGTCAAGGAGATCGAGCTCGAAGGCAAGTTCGAGAACATGGGGGCCATGCTGGTCCGCGAGGTCGCGAGCAAGACGTCCGACGTTGCCGGCGACGGCACGACGACCGCGACCGTGCTCGCACAGGCGATCGTCCGCGAAGGCCTCCGACTACTCGCCGCCGGTTACGACCCCATGAACCTCAAGCGCGGCATCGATCTCGCGGTGGAGCGCGCCGTCGAGCACATCAAGAGCCAGAGCAAGCCGGTCAAGGACCGCGAGCGCATCGCGCAGGTCGGGACGGTATCCGCCAACGGCGACGCCACGATCGGCAGCCTCCTCGCCGAGGCGATGGACAAGGTCGGCAAGGAGGGGGTGATCACCGTCGAGGAAGCGAAGGGACTCGAAACCACCCTCGATGTCGTCGAGGGCATGCAATTCGATCGCGGCTACCTGTCACCGTACTTCGCCACCAACGCCGAAAAGATGCTGGTCGAGGTCGACGAGCCCTACATCCTCTTCCACGAGAAGAAGATCTCCAATATGCGCGACCTCGTGCCCCTCCTGGAGCGCATCGCCCAGAGCGGCCGGCCGATCGTGCTCGTCGCCGAGGAGATCGAAGGCGAAGCCCTCGCCACCCTCGTCGTCAACAAGATCAGGGGCAGCCTCAAGTGCGCGGCCGTGAAGGCCCCGGGATTCGGCGACCGCCGCAAGGCGATGCTCGAAGACATGGCGATTCTCACCGGCGGCAAGGTGATCGCCGAAGAGCTCGGCCTCAAGCTCGAGAACGTGACGCTCAACGATCTCGGGCGGTGCAAGCGCCTCGTGATGGATAAGGACAACACGACCATCGTCGGCGGCGCGGGCAAGAAGGACGCGATCCAGGCGCGCATCGCCCAGATTCGCGCCCAGATCCAGGAAACCACCTCGGACTACGACCGCGAGAAGCTGCAGGAACGGCTCGCCAAGTTGGCCGGAGGCGTCGCCGTGCTTCGGGTCGGGGCTGCGACCGAGGTCGCGATGAAGGAGAAGAAGGCGCGCGTCGACGACGCCATGCACGCCACCAAAGCGGCGGTCGAGGAGGGCATCGTCCCCGGCGGCGGCGTCGCCCTCCTGCGGGCGCAGAGCGCGCTCGCGGATGTCAAGGTCGAGGGCGACCTCGCGGTCGGCGTCGGTATCGTTCGGCGCGCGATGGAAGAGCCGCTCCGACAGATCGTGCACAACGCCGGGGGTGAGCCGTCGGTCGTGGTCAACCGCGTGCGGGAAGGCAAGGACGACTTCGGCTACAACGCCCTCGCCGGCACGTACGAGCCGCTGGCGAAAGCGGGCGTCATCGATCCGGCCAAGGTGGTGCGGTCGGCCCTGCAAAACGCCGCGAGTGTCGCGAGCCTCCT